The Oscillatoria acuminata PCC 6304 genomic interval CCTGGGGACAAATTTGCCGGACGCGATCGGCCAGCCCTAACTGCGGACTGTCTAATTTAACCATCACCTTGAGAAATCCCGGATAATATTGATAGGATTCCAAGGTATCATTTAAGGTATCAGACTGACACCAAAGCACCTTTAAAGGTTTTTGACAAACCACAGGAATAAATTCTACTTCTGCCGGACTTCCCGGTTCTACAGTAATTAAACAAAATCCCTTCTCTTGTTCTGCTTCGCCGAAATCAATTTGAATCAAAGAGCCGGAATAATAGGTGGGACAACTGGCTTTAATTTTTTGATGGATATGAATATGTCCTAGGGCAATATATTGCGCTTCTGGGGGTAAAATTTGCTCACCCAAGGCATAGGTATCGCGGGTGTAATAGGCAACTTCCGAGTGAGCCAACCGCGCCCCATCCATTGCTAAATGACCCATCAGCACATTTACGCGATCGCCTCGAAATCCTTGGGTCAAATCCGCAAACAAATCCGCCACAATTTCCCGATAGCTTTGCCGTTGGACTACTTCATCTTGAGTCCAAAGGGCGTGAGCATCTAACATCTTCCGTTCTGACGCAAAGGGCATCGCCCCGACGCACAATGGACCACTTTTGGTCTCTAAGGTTATCACCCCACCGTCATCGCCGCGACGGGGTTTTCCTAATGCCCGAATTCCTGCTAAAGAGAGTAACGTCGCCAGTCCATCAATGCGAGTTGCTGAGTCATGATTTCCAGCGATCGCCACTGCGGGAATTCCAGCCGCTTGTAATCCACAAAAAAACTCATACGCCACCCGTTCCGCATAAGCGGGGGGATTCGGCACATCAAAAATATCCCCGGCAATCAGGACCGCATCCACCTCCCATTCAATGGCATAAGCGAGGATTTGCTGTAACACTCCAGCAATTTCCCGCGTCCGGTCTATCCCTTTTAAACGTCGTCCCAAATGCCAATCTGCCGTGTGGATTAGTCGCATGGAGAGGATTCCAAAATCAGTGCAATCACAGTTCCTATTATACCATTTAGGTTTGCACCTGACTCTTTAAAGTGTCGGTTCTGGACTCTCTGGCAAACTCATGGGGTTAGGTAATAAACCCTCTTCCCGAATCAATCGTTCGATTAAATTCGGAGGGGTTGCTGACCGAAATGGACCACAATAAGAAATTTTTTGTACCGATAAAAAAGCCCAATGATCCGGCGGAACATCACTAAACAAAGGGGGTAAAACTTCTACCCGGTCTTGCACACAAGCTTGCACAATTTCTTCACGAGAGACCGAGGGGGGTGTTACTTGTTGCGATCGCCCGGGAACCGCTAAGGTGGCGATCGCTAGGAATACAGTGGTTCCGATGCGGATTGGTTGGATCATGTCCCCTTCTCCCTTTGTCTATCTTGTATTGAACCCTCTGTAGGGGTTCTTCGCAAAGCGCCCCTACAATTACAACCCGTCTTAGGTGTGGCTTTTGAGTTTAAACTGAGCAGCGCGGTTCATTCCGATCGCGATCGCACTTAACAAAACTAGCCCAGAAATCCCGGCAATCGGATTTTGGTCCATCCCGGTGATCCACTCAGGAACCGCCCCGGAATATTGTACTAATTGGCCCGTATTAATAATATAATAACCGCAAACTAAACCGCCATGAAAACCAATCGGTAAACCCAAGCGACCTTGACCCAATCTTTTGGCAGTCACCAAAGTTAACCCCAGCAATAGCAAACCGGGAAATGCCGGTAAATTCCGAATCATTGCCTCAATCGGCTTAATAAAATGTAAGAGGGCAAAAATTGTCGCATTCGCGGCGATCGCCACTGCGGGACGGTAATCGCGTTGTAACTCATCCAACAGCCAACCGCGAAAGAGCAACTCTTCA includes:
- a CDS encoding metallophosphoesterase family protein, with product MRLIHTADWHLGRRLKGIDRTREIAGVLQQILAYAIEWEVDAVLIAGDIFDVPNPPAYAERVAYEFFCGLQAAGIPAVAIAGNHDSATRIDGLATLLSLAGIRALGKPRRGDDGGVITLETKSGPLCVGAMPFASERKMLDAHALWTQDEVVQRQSYREIVADLFADLTQGFRGDRVNVLMGHLAMDGARLAHSEVAYYTRDTYALGEQILPPEAQYIALGHIHIHQKIKASCPTYYSGSLIQIDFGEAEQEKGFCLITVEPGSPAEVEFIPVVCQKPLKVLWCQSDTLNDTLESYQYYPGFLKVMVKLDSPQLGLADRVRQICPQALQIQPLYPEATGNSGQRIRDGNSFDPVEEFGHYYRERLETTPDPLVVQEFQNLYHKLKEKNPG
- a CDS encoding CPBP family intramembrane glutamic endopeptidase, which produces MKLNWIRFGDYPAPGRLAIFVAMLLAVWVPIAVPIYWLIPDPNWVSILSMAVLYGEFILLVRFWGSRVYGQSQILKHYGLEFSRNNGQDLLGGLGFGLLSLLGLLVVEGLLGWLGWQLPDPGGLPKIILEGLAIALGVGFAEELLFRGWLLDELQRDYRPAVAIAANATIFALLHFIKPIEAMIRNLPAFPGLLLLGLTLVTAKRLGQGRLGLPIGFHGGLVCGYYIINTGQLVQYSGAVPEWITGMDQNPIAGISGLVLLSAIAIGMNRAAQFKLKSHT